In the genome of Raphanus sativus cultivar WK10039 chromosome 4, ASM80110v3, whole genome shotgun sequence, one region contains:
- the LOC108848252 gene encoding protein CHUP1, chloroplastic: protein MIVRVGFVVAASVAAVAVKQLNRKPSKPSKPSENGKGGDTEPAVSPNNNLNDKSVEEEEEEEVKLINSVINQNRESFSDYLDAEIENLLSGEIEYPLPSDDNSLEKAEKERKYESEMAYNDSELERLRQLVKELEEREVKLEGELLEYYGLKEQESDIVELQRQLKIKTVEIDMLNITINSLQAERKKLQEEISQNGAVRKELEGARNKIKELQRQIQLDANQTKGQLLLLKQHVSSLQMKEEEAMNKDNEVERKLKAVQEMEVEVMELKRKNRELQHEKRELTIKLDSAEARISALSNMTESDKVAKVREEVNNLKHNNEDLLKQVEGLQMNRFSEVEELVYLRWVNACLRYELRNYQTPAGKISARDLSKNLSPKSQAKAKRLMLEYAGSERGQGDTDVESNFSQPSSPGSDDFDNASMDSSTSRFSSFSKKPGLIQKLKRWGGKSKDDSSVQSSPSRSFYGGSPGRLSVSMNKQRGPLESLMIRNAGESVAITTFGKVDQDTTPGTPETPNLARIRTQQQQAPPSPGEPLNNVAASFQVMSKSVDNVLDEKYPAYKDRHKLAVEREKHIKHKADQARAERFGGNVALPPKLAQLKEKPVSVPSMSRTVTTADQPSDGNDGKASENAAQAVAKMKLVDIEKRPPRVPRPPPRSSGGGKSSNMPSPRPPLPGGGPPPPPPPPGAGGGGPPPPPPPPGALGRGGGSGSKVHRAPELVEFYQSLMKREAKKDGSPSLVSSGGTGNSSEARSNMIGEIENRSTFLLAVKADVETQGDFVQSLATEVRAASFTDIEDLLAFVSWLDEELSFLVDERAVLKHFDWPEGKADALREAAFEYQDLMKLEKQVTSFVDDPNLPCEPALKKMYKLLEKVEQSVYALLRTRDMAVSRYKEFGIPVDWLSDSGVVGKIKLSSVQLARKYMKRVAYELDSVSGSDKDPNREFLLLQGVRFAFRVHQFAGGFDAESMKAFEELRSRAKTESGGDNNNNNEESVN, encoded by the exons ATGATTGTGCGGGTAGGGTTTGTTGTTGCTGCTTCTGTTGCAGCAGTTGCTGTTAAGCAGCTCAACCGTAAACCCTCCAAACCTAGCAAACCATCAG AAAATGGCAAAGGAGGTGATACAGAACCGGCCGTGTCTCCCAACAACAATCTCAATGATAAGAGT gtggaagaggaggaagaagaagaggtgaaACTGATCAACAGCGTGATCAATCAGAATCGTGAAAGCTTCTCAGATTATTTAGATGCTGAGATTGAAAATCTTTTATCCGGTGAGATCGAGTATCCGCTGCCTAGTGATGACAACAGCTTGGAGAAagcagagaaagagaggaagTACGAGAGCGAGATGGCCTATAACGACAGCGAGCTGGAGAGGCTGAGACAGCTAGTCAAAGAGCTAGAAGAAAGAGAAGTGAAGCTAGAAGGAGAGTTGCTCGAGTATTACGGACTCAAGGAGCAAGAATCTGACATCGTTGAGTTACAAAGACAGCTCAAGATCAAGACCGTTGAGATAGACATGCTGAACATCACTATAAACTCTCTCCAAGCAGAGAGGAAGAAGCTTCAAGAAGAGATCTCGCAGAACGGTGCAGTGAGAAAGGAGCTTGAAGGTGCGAGAAACAAGATCAAGGAGTTGCAGAGGCAGATACAGCTCGACGCTAACCAGACGAAAGGACAGTTGCTTTTGCTTAAGCAGCATGTGTCGAGTCTGCagatgaaagaagaagaagctatgaATAAAGACAATGAGGTTGAGAGGAAGCTAAAAGCTGTGCAGGAGATGGAAGTGGAAGTTATGGAACTCAAGAGGAAGAACAGAGAGCTTCAACATGAGAAGAGAGAGTTAACCATTAAACTTGATTCAGCAGAAGCAAGAATCTCAGCTCTTTCAAACATGACTGAG AGTGATAAAGTGGCGAAAGTAAGAGAAGAGGTAAACAACTTGAAGCATAACAATGAGGATTTGTTAAAGCAAGTGGAAGGGCTTCAGATGAATAGGTTCAGTGAAGTTGAGGAACTTGTTTACCTCCGTTGGGTCAACGCATGTCTACGTTACGAGTTAAGAAACTACCAGACACCAGCCGGTAAAATCTCTGCACGTGACTTAAGCAAGAACCTAAGCCCCAAGTCCCAAGCCAAAGCCAAACGGTTGATGCTGGAGTACGCTGGCTCAGAGCGTGGACAAGGAGATACGGATGTAGAGAGCAACTTCTCTCAGCCTTCGTCTCCTGGAAGCGATGATTTCGACAACGCTTCGATGGACAGTTCAACGAGTAGGTTCAGTAGCTTCAGCAAGAAACCGGGTTTGATTCAGAAGCTTAAGAGATGGGGTGGTAAAAGCAAAGATGATTCAAGCGTTCAGTCATCTCCTTCGAGATCGTTCTATGGAGGATCACCTGGAAGACTTAGCGTGAGTATGAATAAACAGAGAGGTCCTTTGGAGTCTCTGATGATTAGAAACGCAGGCGAGTCTGTGGCCATTACTACGTTTGGTAAAGTGGATCAGGATACTACTCCTGGTACACCTGAAACTCCAAATCTTGCGAGAATCAGAACGCAACAGCAGCAAGCTCCTCCTTCTCCTGGTGAGCCTTTGAATAACGTTGCGGCGTCGTTTCAAGTGATGTCTAAGTCTGTTGATAATGTTCTGGACGAGAAGTACCCTGCGTATAAAGATAGGCATAAGCTTGCGGTTGAGAGAGAGAAGCATATAAAGCATAAAGCTGATCAAGCGAGAGCAGAGAGGTTTGGAGGTAATGTGGCTTTGCCTCCTAAACTAGCTCAGCTCAAGGAGAAACCAGTTTCTGTTCCTTCCATGAGCAGGACAGTGACCACAGCTGATCAGCCTAGTGATGGAAACGATGGTAAAGCTAGCGAAAACGCCGCGCAAGCCGTGGCGAAAATGAAGCTTGTAGACATTGAGAAACGACCTCCTAGAGTGCCTCGCCCACCTCCGAGATCATCCGGAGGTGGTAAAAGTAGTAATATGCCTTCTCCAAGACCTCCTTTGCCTGGTGGTGgtccaccacctcctcctccgccacctgGTGCTGGTGGTGGGGGACCGCCGCCGCCGCCACCTCCTCCTGGAGCACTTGGAAGAGGAGGTGGAAGCGGGAGCAAAGTTCACAGAGCTCCTGAGCTTGTTGAGTTTTATCAGTCTTTGATGAAACGTGAAGCGAAGAAAGATGGTTCACCTTCTTTGGTCTCTTCAGGAGGAACTGGTAACTCATCTGAAGCTAGGAGCAATATGATTGGTGAAATCGAGAACCGATCAACGTTCCTCTTAGCA GTGAAAGCGGATGTGGAGACACAAGGTGACTTTGTTCAGTCGTTAGCAACTGAAGTTAGAGCTGCTTCTTTCACCGACATAGAAGATCTCTTGGCTTTCGTTAGCTGGCTTGATGAAGAGCTCTCCTTCTTGGTTGACGAGAGGGCGGTTCTTAAACACTTTGATTGGCCTGAGGGCAAAGCTGACGCGTTACGAGAAGCAGCTTTTGAGTATCAAGATCTCATgaaacttgagaagcaagtaaCTTCCTTTGTCGATGATCCGAATCTCCCTTGTGAACCTGCGTTGAAGAAGATGTATAAGTTGCTTGAGAA GGTTGAACAAAGTGTATACGCTCTTTTACGTACAAGAGACATGGCGGTTTCACGATACAAAGAGTTTGGCATTCCTGTTGATTGGTTGTCTGATTCTGGAGTCGTGGGAAAG ATCAAGCTTTCCTCAGTCCAGCTCGCGAGGAAGTACATGAAACGAGTAGCTTATGAGCTTGATTCAGTGAGTGGTTCTGATAAAGATCCTAACAGAGAGTTCTTGCTTCTCCAAGGTGTTCGTTTCGCTTTTAGAGTTCATCag TTTGCTGGAGGGTTTGATGCGGAAAGCATGAAAGCATTTGAAGAGCTTAGAAGCAGAGCCAAAACTGAATCTGGAGGAgacaataataataacaatgaAGAATCTGTAAACTGA
- the LOC108831916 gene encoding piriformospora indica-insensitive protein 2, with protein MSWIHSVFFLFLVFRWCIAGESSAEVTDDGAPMEISDREALYSTIQGFVGDSWNGSDLYPEPCGWTPIQGVSCDLFDALWYVTELTLGLVHENSLSCAASLEIKPQLFKLKHLKSLSFVNCFTSSLTIPKGDWTSLGNSLESLEFRSNPGLIGELPETFGSLTNLKSLVVLENGFNGKLPMSLCNLSSLKRLVLAGNLFTGTIPDCFNGFKDLLILDLSRNSFSGTLPSTIGEMVSLLKLDLSNNQLEGKLPQGIGFLKNLTLLDVRNNKISGGFSQNVEKIRSLTDLVLSGNPMDIDDMMGIKWESMGNLVVLDLSKMGLRGDIPYGLTKLKRLRFLGLNDNELTGTVPSKELETLPCLGALYIHGNNLTGELRFSTKFYEKMGTRFKASKNPNLCQYDMVSESSNYVPPLGLKPCKMKKTEGDLVIMQTFRNLKKEESSSSSMSLMVTRHVLSNGLMWDLLLGLSLIVLLI; from the exons ATGTCTTGGATTCACTCTGTTTTCTTCCTATTTCTGGTTTTCCGTTGGTGCATCGCCGGAGAATCATCAGCGGAGGTAACTGATGACGGAGCTCCGATGGAGATATCAGATAGAGAAGCTCTTTACTCAACGATTCAAGGGTTTGTTGGTGATTCTTGGAATGGCTCTGATCTTTATCCTGAGCCTTGTGGTTGGACTCCTATTCAG GGTGTTTCTTGTGATCTCTTTGATGCCTTGTGGTATGTCACGGAGCTAACCCTAGGTCTTGTTCATGAAAACTCGCTTTCTTGCGCCGCAAGTTTGGAGATAAAGCCACAGCTGTTCAAGCTCAAGCACTTGAAATCTCTCTCGTTCGTCAACTGTTTCACCTCGTCTTTAACAATACCCAAGGGAGATTGGACAAGCTTGGGAAATAGCTTAGAATCTCTAGAGTTTAGATCCAATCCGGGTTTGATTGGTGAACTTCCTGAAACATTTGGAAGTCTCACAAACCTCAAGTCTTTGGTGGTTCTTGAAAATGGGTTTAATGGAAAGTTACCAATGAGTCTCTGCAATCTGTCGAGCTTAAAACGGTTGGTTCTTGCGGGAAACTTGTTCACCGGAACGATTCCAGATTGTTTCAATGGGTTTAAAGATCTATTGATCTTGGATTTGAGTAGAAACTCTTTCTCAGGGACATTGCCTTCGACGATTGGAGAGATGGTTTCATTGCTTAAGCTTGACCTAAGCAATAACCAACTAGAAGGGAAGTTACCACAAGGAATAGGGTTTTTGAAGAATCTGACATTGTTGGATGTGAGGAACAACAAAATCTCTGGTGGGTTTTCTCAAAACGTTGAAAAGATTCGATCTTTAACAGATCTGGTTTTATCAGGAAACCCAATGGATATTGATGACATGATGGGGATAAAGTGGGAGAGTATGGGCAACTTGGTAGTTTTGGATCTATCTAAGATGGGTTTAAGAGGTGACATTCCTTATGGTTTAACCAAGCTGAAAAGATTGAGGTTTCTTGGTCTGAACGACAACGAGTTAACCGGTACAGTCCCATCAAAAGAGTTGGAGACTTTGCCTTGTCTTGGTGCTCTGTACATCCACGGAAACAATCTAACGGGCGAGCTTAGATTCTCAACGAAGTTTTACGAGAAGATGGGGACAAGATTTAAGGCTTCGAAGAATCCGAATCTTTGTCAGTACGATATGGTGTCAGAATCTAGTAACTACGTGCCTCCACTTGGTCTTAAGCCTTGCAAGATGAAGAAAACAGAGGGTGATTTGGTAATTATGCAAACTTTCAGAAACCTTAAGAAAGAGGAGTCATCAAGTTCATCAATGTCTTTGATGGTTACAAGACATGTGTTGTCAAATGGGTTGATGTGGGATTTGCTTTTGGGGCTTTCTCTTATTGTATTAttgatataa